The genomic DNA CTGACATAAATCACCGGGATGCCGAGCTCGCGCGGCAGGCGTCGGATGAAGGGCAGGATCTCGTTCTTGCGCGGCTGGTCGAGCGAGGCGAGCGGCTCGTCCATCAGCATGAGGTCCGGACTGGTGAGCAGGGCCCGCCCGATCGCCACGCGCTGGCGCTCGCCGCCCGAGAGCCGGGCGGGGCGCCGGTCGAGCAGATGCCCGACGCCGAGGAGATCGATGACGTCGGCTTCCGCGATCCGTCGCTCGGCAGCCGGCCGACGGCGCATGCCGTAGCGCAGGTTCGCGCGGGCGGTCATGTGCGGAAACAGGCGTGCATCCTGGAAGACATAACCGAGCCGACGCTTTTCGGGAGGGAGGTTCGTGCCATCCGCGCCGTCGAAGAGCACGCGCCCGCCCAGCGCGATCCGGCCGCTGTCGGCCTTCAGGAGACCCGCAACGAGCTCGATCAGGGTCGATTTTCCGGATCCGCTTGGGCCGAATAATGTCATTATACCATGGGTTTCTTCCGTAAAATTGACATCGATTGTGAACTTTTTGCGAGCCCGTTTGACGGTCACCTCGATCATGTGTCACCTCCCGACAGGCGGCGCTGAACACGGCGGGCGAGGAGTTCCGAGGCGGCGAGCGCCGCAAAGGCCAGAATGCAGGAGATCAGCACCAGGCGAAGGGCACCTTCGTCGCCGCCGGGTGTCTGCGTGGCAGTGTAGAGCGCCAGCGGCAGGGTCCGGGTCTGGCCGGGAATGTTGGAGGCGAAGGTGATCGTTGCACCGAACTCGCCGATGGAGCGCGCGAAGGCCAGCACGGCGCCCGTGAGAATGCCTGGCAGCACGAGCGGCACGGTGACGGACCAGAAGGCGTCGATCCGCGCGGCACCCAGCGTGCGGGCGGCGGTTTCGAGCCTGCGGTCGACCAGGTCGAGGCCAAGCCGGATGGCGCGGACCATGAGCGGGAAGGCGACCACGGCGCTGGCCACGGCGGCACCCTGCCAGGTGAAGGCGAAGGTCCAGCCGAACCAGCTCTGCAACACGCTGCCGATCGGGCCGTTCCGCCCCAGCAGGACGAGCAGGAGGTAGCCGACCACGACCGGTGGCAGGACAAGTGGCAGGTGGACGATGCCGTTGACGATGGTGCGTCCCGGGAATGCGACCCGCGCCAGCAGCCAGGCCACAAGCAGGCCCAGCGGCAGGCTGCCCAGCACGGCCCAGAACCCGACCCTGAGGCTGAGCTTCAGCGCTTCGATCTCAAGCGGCGTCAGGTCGAACATCGCAGGGTTCGGGGGGCCGCGTTGAGGCGATCGAATGCAGCCTCGCGTTCGGTGACAGGATCGCCGGCATTCTCGAGACCGGCATGGAGCCGCAGCAGCCCATGCCGAAGTGATGGAGATCGTCGAAGAAGGCGGACTTCCGGCTTTCGCTCATCGGCTGCAGCAGGATACCGAACAGGCCGCTGGAACCCGTGAAGGCGCGCTTCCAGAGGGCGTGGTCGGGGCTCGACCCGAGGCCGGGATGCAGCACGAAGCCTGTTTCCTGAGGTCGGCCAAGGCGTATGGCCAGAGTCCGGATGCCGCGCCGGGCGAGGCAGGCGTCGTCGGGTGCGATGCAGTTGCCCGGTGTCACGAAGGTCTTCCGCAGGTCGGAAAGAGCACCGTGGAGGCGTGGCAGGCCGGCGGATTGACGATGCCGTGATTGCCGTGGAAATCACGCCCCGCGGCCACGACCCTGGTGTC from Rhodospirillales bacterium includes the following:
- the modC gene encoding molybdenum ABC transporter ATP-binding protein, with protein sequence MIEVTVKRARKKFTIDVNFTEETHGIMTLFGPSGSGKSTLIELVAGLLKADSGRIALGGRVLFDGADGTNLPPEKRRLGYVFQDARLFPHMTARANLRYGMRRRPAAERRIAEADVIDLLGVGHLLDRRPARLSGGERQRVAIGRALLTSPDLMLMDEPLASLDQPRKNEILPFIRRLPRELGIPVIYVSHALEEVIRLSDRVVVLREGRVLAAGDVEDILSRPDLAPLTGRFWAGAVIRASVAGHDTDYALTRLDFSGGSLLIPGLDHEPGAELRIRIRARDVSIALQVPEGSSILNAIPATVRAVAHSGGAQADVVLDASGTRLLSRITRKSAETLGLSEGTPVHAMIKAVSVERPSVERADTGRAS
- the modB gene encoding molybdate ABC transporter permease subunit; translated protein: MFDLTPLEIEALKLSLRVGFWAVLGSLPLGLLVAWLLARVAFPGRTIVNGIVHLPLVLPPVVVGYLLLVLLGRNGPIGSVLQSWFGWTFAFTWQGAAVASAVVAFPLMVRAIRLGLDLVDRRLETAARTLGAARIDAFWSVTVPLVLPGILTGAVLAFARSIGEFGATITFASNIPGQTRTLPLALYTATQTPGGDEGALRLVLISCILAFAALAASELLARRVQRRLSGGDT
- a CDS encoding PLP-dependent transferase, which gives rise to MPRLHGALSDLRKTFVTPGNCIAPDDACLARRGIRTLAIRLGRPQETGFVLHPGLGSSPDHALWKRAFTGSSGLFGILLQPMSESRKSAFFDDLHHFGMGCCGSMPVSRMPAILSPNARLHSIASTRPPEPCDVRPDAA